From one Musa acuminata AAA Group cultivar baxijiao chromosome BXJ2-6, Cavendish_Baxijiao_AAA, whole genome shotgun sequence genomic stretch:
- the LOC135614236 gene encoding SNW/SKI-interacting protein A-like, with product MATLKDLLPPSKSSTTSHYDHSNDPWFKERYSASSESTRSVAIKPNPVPPYGKRSGFVPRKPEDFGDGGAFPEIHVAQYPLGMGRKDQKPGSKILALTVDSQGKVAFDAVVKQNENASKIVYSQHKDLVPKVGLEDEIESEEEKEIEESTQRTKEALEKIVNVRLSAAQPKNVPTQSTESKFIKYKPSQQSAAFNSGAKERIIRMVEMPVDPLEPPKFKHKRVPKASGSPPVPVMHSPPRPVTVKDQQDWKIPPCISNWKNPKGYTIPLDKRLAADGRGLQDVQINDNFAKLSEALYVAEQKAREAVDMRSKVQKELMLKEKARKEQELRALAQKARSERTGIAPAPAAPLPSDKTMIDDAELGEPQEQRKETRDEREERLQRDKIREERRRERERERRLENKDAAMGKKSKTTRDRDRDISEKVALGMANVGAGRAGEVMYDQRLFNQDKGMDSGFVTDDQYNIYDKGLFTAQPTLSTLYRPKKDTDADMYGGADEQLEKVMKTDRFKPDKAFTGASDRPSGSKRERPVEFDKQEENDPFGLDQFLTEVKKGKKPLDKIGGGGTMKASAGSSMRDDYEGGGSGRSRIAFERGR from the coding sequence ATGGCGACCCTGAAGGACCTTCTGCCGCCGTCAAAGTCGAGCACCACTTCGCACTACGACCACTCAAACGACCCGTGGTTCAAGGAGCGGTACAGCGCCTCCTCAGAATCCACCAGATCTGTAGCAATTAAACCGAATCCAGTCCCGCCCTATGGTAAGCGCTCGGGGTTCGTTCCCAGGAAGCCTGAGGACTTTGGTGATGGCGGTGCCTTCCCTGAGATACACGTCGCCCAGTATCCCCTTGGCATGGGGAGGAAGGATCAGAAGCCTGGTTCCAAGATCCTCGCCCTCACTGTTGATTCCCAGGGGAAAGTTGCCTTTGATGCAGTCGTGAAGCAGAATGAGAATGCTTCAAAAATTGTCTACTCCCAGCACAAGGACCTTGTCCCAAAGGTGGGTTTGGAAGATGAGATTGAGAGTGAGGAGGAAAAGGAGATTGAGGAGAGCACCCAGCGGACAAAGGAAGCTCTGGAGAAGATTGTTAATGTAAGATTGAGTGCTGCCCAGCCAAAGAATGTCCCTACGCAATCCACAGAGTCGAAGTTCATCAAGTACAAGCCCTCACAGCAGTCTGCAGCCTTCAATTCTGGTGCAAAAGAGAGGATCATTCGGATGGTTGAGATGCCTGTCGATCCACTTGAGCCGCCAAAGTTCAAGCACAAGAGGGTCCCAAAGGCATCAGGGTCGCCACCGGTGCCGGTGATGCACTCCCCACCACGACCCGTCACAGTGAAGGACCAACAGGACTGGAAGATCCCTCCTTGCATCTCAAATTGGAAAAATCCAAAAGGTTATACGATTCCTTTGGACAAGCGGCTGGCTGCGGATGGTAGGGGTCTTCAAGATGTGCAAATTAATGACAACTTCGCTAAGCTTTCTGAGGCTTTGTATGTGGCTGAGCAGAAGGCAAGAGAAGCTGTTGATATGAGATCAAAGGTGCAGAAGGAGCTCATGCTTAAGGAAAAAGCAAGAAAGGAGCAGGAGCTACGTGCATTGGCTCAAAAGGCACGTTCTGAGAGGACTGGCATTGCTCCGGCCCCTGCTGCTCCTCTGCCTTCCGATAAGACCATGATTGATGATGCAGAACTAGGAGAGCCACAAGAACAGAGGAAGGAAACAAGAGATGAACGAGAAGAGCGGCTGCAGCGTGATAAGATCCGTGAAGAGCGGAGAcgtgagagggagagggagagaaggcTGGAAAATAAGGATGCTGCCATGGGGAAAAAGAGTAAGACAACTAGGGACAGGGACCGGGATATTAGTGAGAAGGTTGCTCTTGGTATGGCAAATGTTGGCGCTGGGCGTGCTGGGGAAGTTATGTATGACCAGAGGCTCTTTAATCAGGACAAGGGTATGGACTCTGGGTTTGTGACTGATGATCAATACAACATATATGATAAGGGCCTGTTCACGGCACAGCCCACGCTTTCCACGCTCTACAGGCCCAAGAAAGATACTGACGCAGATATGTATGGAGGTGCAGATGAACAGCTGGAGAAGGTTATGAAAACTGATAGGTTCAAGCCCGATAAGGCGTTTACTGGTGCTTCTGACAGGCCATCTGGTAGTAAGAGAGAGAGGCCAGTGGAGTTTGATAAGCAGGAAGAGAATGATCCTTTCGGTCTGGATCAGTTCTTGACTGAGGTGAAGAAGGGTAAAAAGCCCCTTGATAAAATTGGTGGTGGAGGAACCATGAAGGCGAGTGCTGGGTCTTCAATGAGAGATGACTATGAGGGAGGAGGATCTGGAAGGTCCCGCATTGCCTTTGAAAGAGGACGTTGA